A window from Chiloscyllium punctatum isolate Juve2018m chromosome 3, sChiPun1.3, whole genome shotgun sequence encodes these proteins:
- the LOC140466829 gene encoding uncharacterized protein, with product MKTPSFSLKFLLAMGLPFALLAMSSTKVPESLVDYEIDGSGLESEDDDIYSGSGSGDGFMLRNFDVEHTTTYRTLPSTASSNFHSSSQVAMTSDMITEADVNILLVHHDLPVVDTTIGATVTSSKSTTFIPQDTDIHLVPKNDTKSFLARGVGSKHDVTEVSSAKPTVYATLPENAVTAVDDESLAVSKMFAVNEVTTMMGQTSEQSEKEVKNEMVDDLQLNNVFNESDIYFTDIIESRTVQNQNHIPDSKTSIEPPQERYSHEASASGSFLERRELLAATVASGFVGLVLAVLLVAVLVYRMKKKDEGSYTLDESKQLPNGGYQKPQKQEEFYA from the exons GCAATGTCTTCAACAAAGGTGCCAGAAAGCCTAGTTGACTATGAAATAGATGGATCTGGCTTGGAGTCTGAAGATGATGATATCTATTCTGGCTCTGGCTCTGGTG ATGGCTTTATGCTGAGAAATTTTGATGTGGAGCATACAACGACTTATCGCACACTTCCTTCAACAGCTTCAAGTAATTTCCATTCATCAAGCCAAGTAGCCATGACAAGTGATATGATCACAGAAGCAGATGTGAATATTTTACTGGTGCATCATGACTTACCAGTGGTTGATACAACTATTGGAGCCACAGTGACGAGTAGTAAATCTACAACTTTTATTCCACAAGACACTGATATTCATCTTGTTCCTAAAAACGACACTAAAAGTTTTCTGGCGCGTGGAGTTGGATCCAAACATGATGTTACTGAAGTGAGCAGTGCCAAGCCTACTGTTTATGCCACGTTACCAGAGAATGCAGTTACTGCTGTCGATGATGAGTCCTTAGCTGTCTCAAAGATGTTTGCAGTAAATGAAGTGACAACCATGATGGGTCAAACTTCTGAACAATCTGAAAAG GAAGTGAAGAACGAGATGGTTGATGATTTACAACTGAACAATGTATTCAATGAGAGTGATATATACTTCACAGATATAATAGAAAGTAGAACTGTTCAGAATCAAAACCACATTCCAGATTCAAAAACATCTATTGAGCCACCGCAGGAGAGATACTCTCATGAAGCCAGTGCATCTGGGAGCTTTCTGGAACGAAGGGAATTATTGGCAG CAACTGTTGCTTCAGGATTTGTGGGACTTGTACTTGCTGTTCTACTTGTTGCGGTGCTCGTGTATCGAATGAAGAAAAAGGATGAAGGAAGTTATACGTTGGATGAATCCAAGCAACTACCAAATGGAGGCTACCAGAAACCACAAAAGCAAGAGGAGTTCTATGCATAA